From a single Nicotiana tomentosiformis chromosome 2, ASM39032v3, whole genome shotgun sequence genomic region:
- the LOC138905513 gene encoding uncharacterized protein gives MERNSDSDAQLASHNTSIRNLEVQLSQISLDLNTLPKGALPSDTVVNSKGGNTGHAMAVTTRSGRGGVASTSNQIRHVGDYVLVQDDDEPSNDVQVNEETRIDIDENVEETQEEVNPSREHVIDMPEPVVPKAEPMPRPPTPYPQRPSKQHNENQLKKLIDMMKSLSINVPLVEDLEQMPGYAKFMKDLVTKKRSMNCEMIKMTHKVSAIVHSMASKLEDLGAFTVPCTVGSADFAKALCDLGASINLMPYYMFKMLGIGQPRPTSMRFQMADRTMKKP, from the coding sequence atggagagaaattccgactccgatgcccaattagcctcccacaacacttctatccgcaacttagAGGTTCAACTTAGCCAAATTTCTCTAGATTTAAATACTCTCccaaagggggcactacctagtgatacagTGGTGAATTCGAAAGGTGGGAATACGGGGCATGCAATGGCTGTAACAACAAGAAGTGggagaggtggagttgctagtacctcaaaccaaataaGACATGTGGGTGATTATGTGTTGGtgcaagatgatgatgagccaAGCAATGATGTTCAAGTTAATGAAGAaacgaggattgatattgatgaaaatgtggaggagacgcaagaagaagtgaacccgtctagggagcacgtgatTGACATGCCGGAGCCGGTAGTGCCGAAGGCTgaaccaatgccaaggcctcctactccataccctcaaagacctTCAAAGCAACACAATGAGAATCAATTAAAGAAATTGATTGacatgatgaaaagtttgtccataaatgtacCGTTGGTGGAAGACttagaacaaatgccgggatatgccaagttcatgaaggatttggtaacaaagaagagatcaatgaactgtgaaatgataaaaatgacacataaagtgagtgctattgtgcactccatGGCTTCAAAGTTGGAAGACCTCGGTGCTTTCACAGTTCCATGCACTGTTGGGAGTGCCGATttcgccaaagctttatgtgacttgggggcaagcattaacttgatgccctattatatgttcaaaatgttagggattgggcaaccaagacccacatccatgagatttcaaatggcggatcggacaatgaaaaaGCCAtag
- the LOC138905514 gene encoding uncharacterized protein, whose translation MNEAQVKYTVTEKELIAIVFSMEKFCRYLMGTKVIVHTDHVALRYLMSKKDSKARLMWWVLLLQEFDLEIQDRKGSENQVVDHLSRLEEEGRLHDGLEINDSFPDEQLLSIFMTGMPWFVDVANYPVLCVPEEKQLGIFEACHASPYCGQHGGVRTSTKVLSCGFYCHTLYKDISDLVKHYDECKRADGISKQNEMPLTTILEINIFDVWGIDFMGPFMTSCGNIYILGAVDYVSKWVEAVAFPNNEARSVVAFFKKNIFTRFDWLKKLDDALWAYRAAYKIPIGMSPYRLVFKKACHLPVKLEHKAMWALKKLNLEWDIAANLRVEQLNELDEFRFHA comes from the exons atgaacgaggcccaagtcaaatatacggtgaccgagaaagaactcATAGCAATTGTCTTTTCTATGGAGAAGTTCTGCCggtacctaatgggtacaaaggtgattgttcacaccgaccatgtggcacttcgttatttgatgagcaagaaagactctAAGGCACGGTTGAtgtggtgggtgcttctattgcaagaatttgatctagagattcaagatcGCAAaggtagtgagaatcaagtggtggaccacttgtcccgattggaggaggaggggaggctacatgatggccttgagatcaatgattcatttcctgacgaacaactcctttccatttttatgactgggatgccatggtttgTCGATGTAGCCAACTATCCTGTTTT atgtgtaccagaagaaAAACAATTGGGTATTTTTGAAGCTTGCCACGCTTCGCCATATTGTGGTCAGCATGGTGGAGTGAGAACTTCTACAAAGGTGCTAAGCTGTGGATTCTATTGTCATACTCTTTACAAGGACATTAGCGATCTTGTTAAGCATTATGATGAATGCAAAAGGGCCGATGGGATCTCCAAGcaaaatgagatgcctctcaccaccatcctagagattaatatttttgatgtttggggcattgattttatgggtccattTATGACTTCATGTGGGAACATCTATATATTGGGAGCTGTGGATtacgtgtccaaatgggttgaagctgtggcttttcccaacaatgaagctcggagtGTGGTAGCTTTCTTTaagaagaacatcttcacaaggtttg ATTGGTTGAAAaaacttgacgatgctctttgggcttatagagcAGCTTACAAAAtaccaattggtatgtctccgtatcggttagtgttcaagaaagcttgtcaccttccggtgaaacttgagcataaggctatgtgggcattgaagaagcttaaccttgagtgggataTAGCTGCAAATCTTAGggtggagcaattgaatgaacttgatgagtttcggTTCCATGCATAA